Proteins from one Cryptomeria japonica chromosome 4, Sugi_1.0, whole genome shotgun sequence genomic window:
- the LOC131079856 gene encoding probable disease resistance protein At4g33300: MVSMIASSTLGESHKAWKRAMNKISTRKYKSDYNRKGLFRLPQISIDFLNDVAKECFSDLGLFPANRKICVDVLLDIWVYVRKLQRHDAFAILSELARRNLLNLTNNGRGNTAIQYGNASELYFSQPDVMRDLAMYLGYQDNILHRKRLVIEIQNSELNNRANDAQILSIITGPMEENQWYDMTFPETEVLLLFFTSTECVLPPFLKSMKKLKFLMISNCGTKKATVKGLDVLSSLNQLKSVRFERLFSPLGVKQSIEALQNIDKLSMSLCEGFGNISTLTKLQDFNLDHCSGLEEFPLGICNMPSILSLSITNCHLLQKLPDDIGNMSSLRMLRLSALPGLKELPPSIGKLEQLEYLDVSACEGLKVLPKEIGKLKKLKEFDMRECSRLKALPTTVCDLSSLKLVICDEKIAKQWLRARNISIPELRVEIVEAHFSLDWLDE, from the exons ATGGTTTCGATGATTGCGAGCTCTACTCTTGGGGAATCACACAAGGCGTGGAAGAGAGCAATGAATAAGATTTCTACAAGAAAATATAAATCGGATTACAACAGAAAAGGGCTGTTTAGATTGCCGCAGATCAGTATTGACTTCTTAAATGATGTAGCCAAGGAATGTTTCTCAGACTTGGGATTATTTCCCGCGAACAGAAAAATTTGTGTTGATGTACTTCTAGACATTTGGGTTTATGTTCGAAAGCTACAAAGACATGATGCTTTTGCCATCTTATCAGAACTTGCAAGAAGAAATTTGCTAAATTTAACAAACAATGGAAG AGGAAATACAGCAATCCAATATGGAAATGCTTCAGAGCTATACTTTTCCCAGCCTGACGTAATGCGAGATTTGGCCATGTATTTGGGATACCAAGATAATATACTCCACCGCAAGAGATTGGTCATAGAAATACAAAATAGCGAGCTTAATAACAGAGCAAATGATGCTCAAATTCTTTCCATTATAACCG GCCCTATGGAGGAAAATCAGTGGTATGATATGACTTTCCCGGAAACAGAGGTTCTTCTGTTATTTTTTACTTCAACAGAATGCGTTCTTCCCCCATTTCTGAAATCGATGAaaaaactaaaatttctgatgataTCCAATTGCGGTACAAAGAAGGCAACGGTGAAAGGTCTAGATGTCTTATCTTCACTCAATCAACTAAAGAGCGTCCGCTTTGAGAGGTTGTTTTCACCCCTTGGTGTAAAACAGAGCATTGAAGCACTGCAGAACATAGACAAGTTATCAATGAGTTTATGTGAAGGATTTGGAAATATATCCACACTCACCAAGCTACAAGATTTTAACCTTGACCACTGCAGTGGATTGGAGGAGTTTCCCCTCGGTATCTGCAATATGCCCTCCATTCTGTCCTTGTCTATTACCAATTGCCATCTGCTTCAGAAGTTACCAGATGATATAGGAAATATGAGCTCTCTAAGAATGCTAAGGTTATCGGCATTACCAGGCTTGAAAGAGCTTCCTCCATCAATTGGAAAACTTGAACAGTTGGAATATTTAGACGTTTCAGCATGCGAAGGCTTGAAAGTACTTCCGAAGGAAATAGGAAAACTCAAGAAATTGAAGGAATTTGATATGAGAGAGTGTTCCCGTTTGAAGGCGTTACCTACAACAGTTTGTGACCTAAGTTCCCTTAAGCTTGTTATCTGCGATGAGAAGATTGCCAAGCAGTGGTTGCGGGCCAGGAATATTTCTATTCCGGAGCTGCGAGTTGAAATTGTTGAGGCACATTTTAGTTTGGATTGGCTTGATGAGTGA
- the LOC131079857 gene encoding probable disease resistance protein At4g33300, with protein sequence MVSVTASCMQVESHEAWKRATNKISKRKYRSNYQRKGLYTLPQINIDSFDHVHKECLLDLALFPADKKISADALLDIWVYVEKLQRSEAFAILSELADRNLLNLTGNPRGSTIVPCGNASELYISQRDVIRDLVFDLGHEDNILHRKRLSIERKNGSLLGKHELLRGRAFDTRILCILTGRMEENDWYDMNFPETEALLLLFTSTEYFLPPFLKSMKKLKFLMISNCGTNKATVKGLDILSSLTQLKSVRLERLISPLGGKQGIEALQYLEKLSLSLCEGFENIPAFTSLQDLNLDHNNDLEELPLGICNIPSIVSLSITNCHQLQNLPYDFGKMSNLRMLKLSELPCLEQLPASIGKLEQLEYLDISLCEILTELPKEIGQLKKLRELDMRECSNLTTLPSTVCELHSLKLVTCDETIGKQWLRVKNTSIPELRVEIVEAYFSLDWLDV encoded by the exons ATGGTTTCAGTGACTGCAAGCTGTATGCAAGTGGAATCGCACGAGGCTTGGAAGAGGGCAAcgaataaaatttctaaaagaaaatatagatcaaattatcaaagaaaagggctATATACTCTGCCGCAGATCAATATTGACTCTTTCGATCATGTACACAAGGAATGTCTCTTAGACTTGGCATTGTTCCCCGCAGATAAGAAAATATCTGCTGATGCACTTTTGGACATTTGGGTTTATGTTGAAAAGCTACAAAGGAGTGAGGCTTTTGCCATCTTATCAGAACTTGCGGATAGAAATCTGTTAAATTTAACTGGCAATCCAAG AGGAAGTACAATAGTCCCATGTGGAAATGCTTCAGAGCTATACATCTCCCAGCGTGATGTAATACGTGATTTGGTCTTCGATTTGGGACACGAAGACAATATACTCCACCGCAAGAGGTTGTCCATAGAAAGGAAAAATGGTAGTTTGCTGGGGAAACATGAGTTGCTCAGAGGTAGAGCATTTGATACTCGAATTCTCTGCATTCTCACCG GCCGTATGGAGGAAAATGACTGGTACGATATGAATTTCCCCGAAACAGAAGCTCTGTTGTTACTCTTCACTTCCACAGAATACTTTCTTCCCCCATTTCTGAAATCCATGAAAAAGCTGAAGTTTCTGATGATATCCAATTGCGGCACAAACAAAGCAACAGTGAAAGGTCTAGATATCTTATCGTCACTCACTCAGCTCAAGAGTGTCCGCTTGGAGAGGTTGATTTCACCGCTTGGTGGAAAACAGGGCATTGAAGCACTGCAGTATTTGGAAAAGCTATCTCTGAGCTTATGTGAAGGATTTGAAAATATACCCGCATTTACCAGTTTACAAGATTTAAATCTGGACCACAACAATGATTTGGAGGAGTTGCCCCTTGGTATCTGCAATATACCCTCCATTGTGTCCTTGTCTATTACCAACTGTCATCAGCTTCAAAATTTACCATATGATTTTGGGAAAATGAGCAATCtaagaatgttaaagttatcagaATTACCATGCTTGGAACAGCTTCCTGCTTCAATTGGAAAGCTTGAACAGTTGGAGTATTTAGACATTTCACTATGTGAGATCTTGACAGAACTTCCAAAGGAAATAGGACAACTCAAGAAATTGAGGGAGCTTGATATGAGAGAGTGTTCCAATTTGACGACGTTACCTTCAACTGTTTGTGAGCTACATTCCCTGAAGCTTGTTACCTGTGATGAGACGATTGGGAAGCAGTGGTTGCGAGTTAAGAACACTTCTATTCCTGAGCTTAGAGTTGAAATTGTGGAAGCGTACTTTAGTTTGGATTGGCTTGATGTCTGA